One Natrinema halophilum genomic window carries:
- a CDS encoding NUDIX hydrolase — translation MPTDPLAWETRERRVAYSCPGFEIVNESVRLPDGTEAEFDYLSEPASVCILPFTPAGDVVCIDEWRQAVSRINRGLPVGGIEPEDSDLEAAARRELAEETGYEAESLEPLVTVEPANGIADSRLHFFVAEGCRPTAEQRLDHNESIRPTEVSLQDLTDSVADGDIRDGRTVLAISYYGLFDAKRDSTQK, via the coding sequence ATGCCAACAGATCCACTCGCCTGGGAGACCCGCGAGCGGCGAGTAGCCTACAGTTGTCCGGGGTTCGAAATCGTTAACGAATCCGTTCGCCTCCCCGATGGCACGGAAGCCGAGTTCGACTACCTTTCGGAACCGGCGAGCGTCTGCATCCTCCCGTTTACGCCTGCCGGTGACGTCGTCTGCATCGATGAATGGCGGCAAGCCGTCTCCAGAATCAACCGCGGACTCCCCGTCGGCGGCATCGAACCCGAAGACAGCGATCTCGAGGCCGCGGCCCGTCGGGAACTAGCCGAGGAGACCGGCTACGAGGCCGAGAGTCTCGAGCCACTGGTGACCGTCGAGCCGGCAAACGGGATCGCCGACAGCCGCTTACACTTTTTCGTCGCGGAGGGATGTCGACCGACCGCGGAACAACGACTCGATCACAACGAGAGCATCCGACCGACAGAGGTGTCCCTCCAAGACCTGACCGATTCGGTAGCCGACGGTGATATCCGTGACGGCCGGACAGTACTTGCCATCTCGTATTATGGGCTGTTCGACGCGAAGCGCGATTCGACTCAAAAATAA
- a CDS encoding HAH_0734 family protein has protein sequence MKQLIIHGDPGIRNGAIIRYDGEEVVCFGINRNGEYHGPDRVQLWCTVGDEDEYEDYEKRNFTPHFLDVDRVDADVVEVVRPKSDLAI, from the coding sequence ATGAAGCAACTCATCATTCACGGTGATCCCGGCATCAGAAACGGTGCGATCATCCGATACGATGGGGAAGAGGTTGTCTGTTTCGGGATTAACCGAAACGGCGAATATCACGGACCCGATCGCGTCCAGCTCTGGTGTACCGTCGGCGACGAAGACGAGTACGAAGACTACGAGAAACGAAATTTTACGCCGCACTTCCTCGACGTCGACCGCGTCGACGCCGACGTAGTGGAGGTCGTTCGGCCAAAGAGCGATCTTGCGATCTGA
- a CDS encoding bacterio-opsin activator domain-containing protein, whose product MNDADAEHGSDITETDGAARALEYVVDPVVAVTDGSITFANEAARKAFEIGDSDRDAATALGARWNRLATAINETTVGTARRIDFEANGRNARIHRGADGATITFDRREAGADTDETDGSLNGPSDRQVKDRALEEAPVGITISDPGREDNPLVYGNEAYEEITGYEFDEIVGRNCRFLQGEDSDEDAIAEMAAAIDDERPVTVELKNYRKDGTEFWNEVTIAPVRDEDGRVTNYVGFQNDVTARKEAELALERRTEELEYILDRVEGLIQDVTAVVAGSTDRSELEAEVCTRIAEENGYQGVWIGERNPATGTIDVRSSAGADPEADSIEIDAAHPATETLASARPAVDTDDGTTRAAFPLSYNDIEYGVLTVRTDRDRAVDDRETVILSALARAVASGINARETSRVLATDAVVAVELELTDQSLAPVALSAEADCRLEYRRSVHRTGDETSSLFTATGANADDLVKAAADLSDVDCRIVVERDDGCLVELSGANDLVGWLSERGTRTQAIESEDGRARVTVEIPRSANVRSIVEAVEDRYAGTDIVSFRQRERDGETRQEFAARLEETLTDRQFGALQRAYLGGYFEWPRPTTGEELAQSMGVSRPTFHEHLRTAEAKLCRAFFGDT is encoded by the coding sequence ATGAACGATGCCGACGCGGAGCACGGTAGCGACATCACCGAGACGGATGGAGCTGCACGTGCCCTCGAGTACGTCGTCGATCCGGTGGTGGCAGTTACCGACGGATCGATCACGTTCGCGAACGAGGCCGCCAGAAAGGCCTTCGAAATCGGCGACTCCGATCGTGACGCAGCGACCGCACTGGGTGCGAGATGGAATCGTCTCGCGACGGCTATCAACGAAACCACGGTCGGCACCGCACGCCGGATCGATTTCGAAGCCAACGGGAGGAACGCGCGGATCCACCGCGGAGCCGACGGTGCAACGATCACGTTCGACCGTCGCGAGGCCGGTGCCGACACCGACGAGACTGACGGCTCACTGAACGGGCCGAGTGATCGCCAGGTCAAAGACCGCGCCCTCGAGGAAGCACCGGTTGGGATCACTATCTCCGATCCCGGACGCGAGGACAATCCCCTGGTCTACGGCAACGAGGCGTACGAAGAAATTACCGGGTACGAATTTGACGAAATAGTTGGTCGAAACTGTCGATTCCTGCAGGGCGAGGACTCTGACGAGGACGCGATAGCCGAAATGGCGGCGGCGATCGACGACGAGCGGCCCGTCACCGTCGAACTGAAGAACTACCGGAAGGACGGCACCGAGTTCTGGAACGAGGTAACGATCGCACCCGTCCGCGACGAGGACGGTCGCGTGACTAATTACGTCGGTTTCCAGAACGATGTTACTGCGCGCAAGGAGGCCGAACTCGCGCTCGAGCGCCGAACCGAAGAACTCGAGTACATCCTCGACCGCGTTGAGGGACTGATCCAGGACGTCACCGCCGTCGTCGCCGGATCGACCGACCGCTCGGAACTCGAGGCCGAGGTCTGTACGCGGATCGCCGAAGAAAACGGCTACCAAGGGGTCTGGATCGGCGAACGAAATCCCGCGACCGGGACGATCGACGTTCGCTCGAGTGCGGGAGCCGACCCTGAGGCGGACAGTATCGAGATCGATGCTGCCCATCCCGCTACCGAAACGCTCGCGTCGGCTCGGCCAGCCGTCGATACCGATGACGGGACGACACGCGCCGCGTTCCCGCTGTCGTATAACGACATCGAGTACGGCGTGTTGACGGTCCGGACGGACCGGGACCGGGCCGTCGACGACCGCGAAACCGTGATCCTCTCGGCGCTCGCCCGTGCGGTTGCCAGCGGGATCAACGCGCGCGAAACCAGCCGCGTCCTCGCGACCGACGCCGTCGTCGCCGTCGAACTCGAGTTGACGGATCAGTCTCTGGCACCCGTCGCCCTCTCCGCGGAAGCTGACTGTCGGCTCGAGTATCGCCGATCGGTTCACCGCACCGGCGACGAGACATCGTCGTTGTTTACCGCAACCGGGGCGAACGCCGACGACCTCGTGAAGGCTGCGGCGGATCTATCGGACGTCGACTGTCGCATCGTCGTCGAGCGCGACGACGGATGTCTCGTCGAACTGAGCGGCGCGAATGACCTCGTCGGCTGGCTCTCCGAGCGCGGGACCCGCACGCAGGCGATCGAAAGCGAGGACGGCCGGGCCCGCGTCACCGTCGAGATTCCCCGATCGGCGAACGTCCGCTCGATCGTCGAAGCCGTCGAAGATCGCTACGCGGGAACCGATATCGTCTCATTCAGACAGCGCGAGCGCGACGGCGAAACCAGACAGGAGTTCGCGGCCCGCCTGGAGGAGACGCTAACTGACCGCCAGTTCGGCGCGTTACAGCGGGCCTACCTCGGCGGCTACTTCGAGTGGCCTCGCCCGACGACCGGCGAAGAACTCGCCCAATCGATGGGGGTATCGCGACCGACCTTTCACGAACACCTGCGGACGGCCGAGGCGAAACTCTGCCGTGCGTTTTTCGGTGATACGTAA
- a CDS encoding translation initiation factor IF-2 subunit alpha, which yields MKYSGWPDPGELVVGKIDEIEDFGVFVDLEEYEDKRGLIHISEVASGWIKNVRDHVREGQIVVCKVLDVDEGSQQIDLSLKDVNDHQRSDKIQEWKNEQKADNWMDLAFGDDIDDEGFTAIATELIAIHGSLYEGFKQAAIHGEGALEDTDLDDDEIDAVVETARENVSVPYVNVTGYVDLENPSPTGVDGIRQALQAASGNGEVPDEVDLTVSYVGAPEYRIEVQAPNYKTAETHLEESAQRAIAAIEGHGGSGEYHRERRTEDE from the coding sequence ATGAAATACAGCGGCTGGCCCGATCCCGGCGAACTCGTCGTCGGCAAGATCGACGAAATCGAAGACTTCGGCGTCTTCGTCGATCTCGAGGAGTACGAAGACAAACGCGGGCTGATCCACATCTCCGAGGTCGCAAGCGGCTGGATCAAGAACGTTCGCGATCACGTTCGCGAGGGCCAGATCGTCGTCTGCAAGGTACTGGACGTCGACGAAGGGTCCCAGCAGATCGATCTCTCGCTGAAGGACGTCAACGACCACCAGCGCTCGGACAAAATCCAGGAGTGGAAAAACGAGCAAAAAGCCGACAACTGGATGGATCTTGCCTTCGGCGACGACATCGACGACGAGGGCTTTACCGCCATCGCCACCGAACTGATCGCGATTCACGGAAGCCTCTACGAAGGGTTCAAGCAGGCGGCGATTCACGGCGAAGGCGCACTCGAGGATACCGACCTCGACGACGACGAAATCGACGCTGTCGTCGAGACGGCGCGCGAAAACGTCTCGGTACCGTACGTCAACGTCACCGGCTACGTTGACCTCGAGAACCCCTCCCCCACCGGCGTCGACGGCATTCGACAAGCCCTCCAAGCCGCCAGTGGGAACGGCGAGGTTCCCGACGAAGTCGACCTGACCGTAAGCTACGTCGGCGCACCTGAGTATCGGATCGAAGTCCAGGCGCCCAACTACAAGACGGCAGAAACCCACCTCGAAGAAAGTGCACAGCGAGCGATTGCCGCAATCGAAGGTCACGGGGGCAGCGGCGAGTACCACCGCGAGCGCCGAACCGAAGACGAATAA
- the fen gene encoding flap endonuclease-1: MGNAALRDIAVIEEIPFDDIDGVVAVDAHNWLYRYLTTTVKWTNSDTYTTADGTEVANLVGIVQGLPKFFENDVTPVMVFDGGPSELKADEIESRREQRRSYEEQLETAREEGDEVAIAQLESRTQRLTSTIQETSRELLRLLDVPIVEAPAEGEAQAAHMAKRGDADYVGSEDYDALLFGAPLTLRQLTSKGDPELMDLEATLDHHELTREQLIDAAILIGTDFNEGVSGIGPKTAIAAITEHGDLWSVLEDRGAHIEYGDRIRQLFRDPDVTDDYEFDASLDPDLEAAKDYVTDDWEIHAGEVERGFERIEESVTQTGLDRWT, translated from the coding sequence ATGGGAAACGCTGCACTTCGGGACATCGCCGTCATCGAGGAGATTCCGTTCGACGACATCGACGGTGTCGTTGCCGTCGATGCGCACAACTGGCTCTACCGCTACCTGACCACGACGGTCAAGTGGACGAACAGCGACACGTATACGACCGCGGACGGAACCGAGGTTGCCAATCTGGTCGGGATCGTCCAGGGACTACCCAAGTTCTTCGAAAACGACGTCACGCCGGTGATGGTTTTCGACGGCGGTCCGTCCGAACTCAAAGCCGACGAGATCGAGTCCCGTCGCGAACAACGCCGCAGCTACGAGGAGCAACTCGAGACCGCAAGAGAGGAAGGCGACGAGGTCGCGATCGCCCAGCTCGAGTCTCGAACCCAGCGGCTGACGTCGACGATTCAAGAAACCAGCCGGGAACTCCTTCGGCTGCTCGACGTGCCGATCGTCGAAGCGCCCGCGGAAGGGGAGGCACAGGCCGCCCACATGGCCAAACGAGGCGACGCCGACTACGTCGGTTCGGAGGACTACGACGCCCTGCTGTTCGGGGCCCCCCTCACGCTGCGTCAACTGACGAGCAAGGGCGATCCCGAACTGATGGATCTGGAGGCCACCCTCGATCACCACGAACTCACTAGAGAGCAGTTGATCGACGCGGCGATCCTCATCGGGACGGACTTCAACGAGGGCGTGTCGGGAATCGGCCCCAAAACGGCTATCGCGGCGATTACCGAGCACGGCGATCTCTGGAGCGTCCTGGAAGATCGCGGTGCCCACATCGAGTACGGGGACCGCATTCGACAGCTGTTTCGCGACCCCGACGTGACCGACGACTACGAGTTCGACGCATCGCTCGATCCGGACCTCGAAGCGGCGAAGGACTACGTCACCGACGACTGGGAAATCCACGCCGGAGAAGTCGAACGCGGCTTCGAGCGAATCGAAGAGAGCGTCACGCAAACGGGACTCGATCGCTGGACGTGA
- a CDS encoding PadR family transcriptional regulator: MDQLTGFQRDLLYVIAGKDRPSGQEILDDINSYIDQPVTHGRLYPNLDTLVETELVEKGELDRRTNYYALTPKGRRALQRRQEWVDQYVDV, encoded by the coding sequence ATGGACCAGCTAACTGGCTTCCAACGCGACCTGTTGTACGTAATCGCAGGAAAAGACCGACCGTCCGGACAGGAAATTCTCGACGACATCAATAGCTACATCGATCAGCCGGTCACACACGGCCGACTGTACCCGAATCTCGATACGCTCGTCGAGACGGAACTCGTCGAAAAAGGCGAACTCGACCGACGGACGAACTACTACGCGCTGACGCCCAAAGGCCGACGCGCGCTGCAGCGCCGCCAGGAGTGGGTCGACCAGTACGTCGACGTCTGA
- a CDS encoding DUF7344 domain-containing protein — protein sequence MDKSDAFRVLASADRQYLFYELIERDGASTVETLSQQVAGRRHRTTPGNVTNAEIDRTRVRLAHIHLPKFLEQNIVDVDWADGSIAFTEDADIDLLLEAAAELEQWPPEPQREPLLVSRS from the coding sequence ATGGACAAATCAGACGCATTTAGAGTACTCGCCAGCGCTGACCGGCAGTACCTCTTCTACGAACTCATCGAACGGGACGGAGCGAGTACAGTGGAGACGTTATCACAGCAGGTCGCCGGTAGACGTCATCGGACGACCCCCGGAAACGTCACCAATGCAGAAATCGACCGCACCCGCGTCAGATTAGCCCACATCCATCTTCCGAAGTTCCTCGAACAGAACATCGTCGACGTCGACTGGGCCGACGGGAGTATTGCGTTTACAGAGGACGCAGATATCGATCTGCTGCTCGAGGCTGCTGCGGAACTAGAACAGTGGCCACCGGAGCCACAACGCGAGCCACTGCTCGTTTCCCGTTCATGA
- a CDS encoding GtrA family protein: MSDSLSEAIRMRVRVLLSTTRFSQFVGVGFVGATVDNVVLFLLIEGTTLGLQGAKLISWELGIAIIFAINERWTFANHGDVGLGALGRRFLRSNAVRVGGLLVTLVVLKVLVQRFDVWFVTANVIGIGVGFFVNYTCESLYTWKVHR, from the coding sequence ATGAGTGATTCCCTTTCAGAGGCCATCCGAATGCGGGTGCGTGTGCTGCTTTCGACGACGCGTTTTAGCCAATTCGTCGGGGTTGGCTTCGTCGGCGCAACCGTGGATAACGTCGTTCTCTTCTTACTAATCGAGGGAACAACGCTCGGGCTTCAGGGCGCGAAACTCATCTCGTGGGAACTCGGAATCGCGATCATTTTCGCGATCAACGAGCGGTGGACGTTTGCGAACCACGGCGACGTCGGACTGGGCGCGCTCGGACGGAGATTTCTCCGTTCGAACGCGGTTCGAGTCGGCGGATTGCTGGTTACGCTGGTGGTGTTGAAGGTACTGGTTCAGCGGTTCGACGTCTGGTTCGTGACGGCAAACGTTATCGGTATTGGCGTCGGTTTTTTCGTCAACTACACCTGTGAGAGCCTGTATACGTGGAAAGTCCACAGGTAA
- a CDS encoding aldehyde ferredoxin oxidoreductase family protein yields MTEFGGFQDRVARIDLSDEEIAYESIDDEDAKKYIGARGLGVKYVFDQGPDVDPLGPDNLLAFMNGPLSGTQVTMSGRIAVCTKSPLTGTVTDSHHGGWSGARLKWAGFDGLLFEGEANEPVYAVVEDGEVELRDASHLWGNGFHETRDTIEEEVEGSYGKNLSIMGIGPGGENGVKYACIMNEDDRASGRGGTGCVMGSKNLKAVVVKSTTKMPKPADPETFQEGHQQAMQAIQESEVTAPNEGGLSMYGTNVLMNIGEEMDGLPTKNGRYTSTESMREAEGADIDAERVSGENVRENILVDEPTCHSCPVACKKEVEVTAMHKGEEMNVRTESYEYESAYALGPNSGHTDRDAVALMIERCNDMGVDTIDTGNMMAMAMEMTEEGKLEGVGELDWGDTETMIDMIERIARREDDFADLLAEGPRRVADRKDAHENSLAVKGQTIAAYDPRCMKGMGIGYATSNRGACHLRGYTPAAEILGIPEKVDPYEYEGKGELTAQFQDLHAISDSFDICKFNAFAEGIEEYVLQYNGMTGRDVTEEELLEAGERVYNLERYYNNLNGFDGADDSLPARFLEDGIHGQGASEGEYCELEEMKEEYYEHRGWVDGVVPDEKLDELGIDIGPGTGVSGEGGVAVSGDD; encoded by the coding sequence ATGACCGAATTCGGTGGATTTCAGGACAGGGTGGCTCGCATCGACCTCTCGGACGAGGAAATCGCGTACGAGTCGATCGACGACGAGGACGCGAAGAAGTATATCGGTGCGCGCGGTCTCGGGGTAAAGTACGTCTTCGATCAGGGGCCGGACGTCGATCCGCTCGGACCCGACAACTTGCTTGCGTTCATGAACGGGCCGTTGTCGGGCACGCAGGTGACGATGAGCGGCCGGATCGCCGTCTGTACGAAGTCGCCGCTGACCGGCACAGTTACCGACAGCCACCACGGCGGCTGGTCGGGTGCCCGCCTCAAGTGGGCCGGCTTCGACGGATTGCTCTTCGAGGGAGAGGCCAACGAACCAGTCTACGCCGTCGTCGAGGATGGCGAGGTCGAACTCCGGGACGCGTCCCACCTCTGGGGGAACGGCTTCCACGAAACTCGCGATACGATCGAAGAAGAGGTCGAGGGCTCCTACGGGAAGAACCTCAGCATCATGGGGATCGGTCCCGGCGGCGAGAACGGCGTCAAGTACGCCTGCATTATGAACGAAGACGACCGCGCCTCGGGTCGGGGCGGTACCGGTTGTGTGATGGGGTCGAAGAACCTCAAGGCGGTCGTCGTCAAGTCCACCACGAAGATGCCCAAGCCAGCCGATCCGGAGACGTTCCAGGAGGGCCATCAACAGGCGATGCAGGCTATCCAGGAGTCGGAGGTCACCGCACCCAACGAGGGTGGGCTCTCGATGTACGGGACGAACGTCCTGATGAACATCGGCGAGGAGATGGATGGCCTCCCGACGAAAAACGGCCGCTACACGTCGACCGAAAGCATGCGCGAGGCGGAGGGCGCCGACATAGACGCCGAACGCGTCTCAGGCGAAAACGTCCGCGAGAACATCCTCGTCGACGAACCGACGTGTCACTCCTGTCCGGTCGCCTGCAAGAAGGAAGTCGAAGTGACGGCGATGCACAAGGGCGAGGAGATGAACGTCCGAACCGAATCCTACGAGTACGAATCGGCGTACGCGCTCGGACCCAACTCCGGTCACACCGACCGCGATGCAGTCGCCCTCATGATCGAGCGCTGTAACGACATGGGCGTCGACACCATCGATACGGGCAACATGATGGCGATGGCCATGGAGATGACCGAGGAGGGCAAACTCGAGGGCGTCGGGGAGTTGGACTGGGGCGACACCGAGACGATGATCGACATGATCGAGCGGATCGCTCGGCGCGAGGACGACTTCGCCGACCTGTTGGCCGAGGGGCCGCGCCGGGTCGCCGACCGAAAAGACGCCCACGAGAACTCGCTTGCGGTAAAAGGACAGACGATCGCCGCCTACGACCCTCGCTGCATGAAAGGCATGGGCATCGGCTACGCCACCTCGAACCGCGGAGCCTGCCACCTGCGAGGCTACACGCCCGCCGCCGAGATCCTCGGTATTCCCGAGAAGGTCGATCCCTACGAGTACGAGGGGAAGGGCGAACTCACTGCCCAATTCCAGGACCTACACGCCATCAGCGACTCCTTCGACATCTGCAAGTTCAACGCCTTCGCCGAGGGCATCGAAGAATACGTCCTGCAGTACAACGGGATGACCGGCCGTGACGTCACCGAAGAGGAACTCCTCGAGGCCGGGGAACGAGTCTACAACTTAGAGCGCTACTACAACAACCTCAATGGCTTCGACGGCGCTGACGACTCGCTACCCGCCCGCTTCCTCGAGGACGGAATCCACGGACAGGGCGCGAGCGAAGGCGAGTACTGCGAACTCGAGGAGATGAAAGAAGAGTACTACGAGCACCGCGGCTGGGTCGACGGCGTCGTCCCGGACGAGAAACTCGACGAACTCGGCATCGATATCGGCCCCGGAACGGGCGTCAGCGGTGAGGGCGGTGTGGCGGTCTCGGGTGACGACTGA
- a CDS encoding HVO_0649 family zinc finger protein, with the protein MSVHRSPFERLREKFDESELRCPECGYVDTEGGWRVTTSGGRVQYQFVCPSCSAVETREVRLE; encoded by the coding sequence ATGTCAGTGCATCGGTCGCCGTTCGAACGACTGCGAGAGAAGTTCGACGAATCGGAGTTACGCTGTCCGGAGTGCGGTTACGTCGATACCGAGGGCGGCTGGCGCGTCACGACCTCGGGTGGCCGAGTCCAGTACCAGTTCGTCTGTCCGTCCTGCAGCGCCGTCGAGACCAGAGAGGTCCGACTCGAGTAG
- a CDS encoding DUF1328 family protein, with translation MLPFVTPLQTGGGFLYWAIIFFILAIVAAAVGARGVAGVSMEIARIFVLIFIILAVVALLL, from the coding sequence ATGCTTCCGTTCGTGACGCCGCTGCAGACTGGTGGTGGCTTCCTGTACTGGGCGATCATCTTCTTCATCCTCGCGATCGTCGCGGCCGCGGTCGGCGCCCGCGGCGTTGCTGGGGTCTCAATGGAGATCGCGCGGATTTTCGTCCTCATATTCATCATCCTCGCCGTTGTCGCCTTATTGTTATAG
- a CDS encoding 30S ribosomal protein S27e, whose amino-acid sequence MAGNFYSVRCGDCENEQVVFGKAATEVACAVCGTTLVRPTGGKAEIDHEIVETVESR is encoded by the coding sequence ATGGCAGGAAATTTCTACAGCGTCCGATGCGGTGATTGCGAGAACGAACAGGTCGTCTTCGGCAAGGCTGCGACCGAAGTCGCCTGTGCCGTCTGTGGAACGACGCTCGTCAGACCGACGGGCGGCAAAGCCGAGATCGACCACGAAATAGTCGAGACCGTCGAGTCACGATGA
- a CDS encoding 50S ribosomal protein L44e — MQMPRRFNTYCPFCNEHHEHEVEKSRTGRSSGMKWDARRTRRNSSSIGNSGRFSKVPAGEKPTKKTDLKYRCSECGKAHLREGWRAGRLEFQE, encoded by the coding sequence ATGCAGATGCCACGCCGATTCAATACGTACTGTCCGTTCTGTAACGAGCATCACGAACACGAAGTCGAGAAGTCCCGAACCGGCCGCTCCTCGGGCATGAAGTGGGACGCCCGCCGCACCCGGCGCAACTCCTCGTCGATCGGGAACTCCGGTCGCTTCTCGAAGGTGCCCGCCGGCGAAAAGCCCACCAAGAAGACCGACCTCAAGTACCGCTGCAGCGAGTGCGGCAAAGCCCACCTCCGCGAGGGATGGCGCGCCGGCCGACTCGAGTTCCAGGAGTGA
- a CDS encoding proteasome assembly chaperone family protein: MDELEIDVVAEVELDDPVLVEGLPGVGHVGTLAVEHLLEELEGESTLVRRVYSREFPPQVSVEDGVSELTCAEIHAVSVPDGRDLLLLTGDHQAQTNEGHYVLTDAFLDIAREFGATDVYALGGVPTGELIEEYAVVGAVSDESLLDELEAAGVEFREDEPAGGIVGVSGLLLGLGDRRGFEAACLMGETSGYLVDPKSARAVLEVLEEVLGFELGYESLDERADEMEEVIGKIQEMEQQQQMDVPTDDDLRYIG; encoded by the coding sequence ATGGACGAACTCGAGATCGACGTAGTCGCCGAGGTCGAACTAGACGATCCCGTCCTCGTCGAAGGGTTGCCGGGCGTCGGACACGTCGGTACCCTCGCCGTTGAACACCTGCTCGAGGAGCTAGAGGGCGAAAGCACGCTCGTACGCCGTGTTTACTCTCGAGAATTTCCGCCACAGGTAAGCGTTGAAGACGGCGTCTCGGAACTGACCTGCGCGGAGATTCACGCCGTTTCAGTCCCCGATGGCCGTGACCTGCTTTTGCTGACGGGCGATCACCAGGCACAGACGAACGAAGGTCACTACGTACTCACCGATGCCTTCCTCGACATCGCACGGGAATTCGGCGCGACGGACGTGTACGCACTCGGTGGCGTTCCGACCGGCGAACTCATCGAAGAGTACGCCGTCGTCGGCGCGGTCAGCGACGAATCGCTTCTCGACGAACTCGAGGCGGCGGGCGTCGAGTTCCGCGAAGACGAACCCGCCGGTGGAATCGTCGGCGTCTCCGGCCTGCTACTCGGTCTGGGTGACCGGCGCGGCTTCGAAGCCGCCTGTCTGATGGGCGAAACGAGCGGCTACCTCGTCGATCCCAAGAGCGCTCGAGCGGTCCTCGAAGTGCTCGAGGAGGTACTCGGGTTCGAACTCGGGTACGAATCGCTGGACGAGCGAGCCGACGAGATGGAGGAAGTCATCGGCAAGATTCAGGAGATGGAACAGCAACAACAGATGGACGTGCCGACCGACGACGATCTCCGATATATCGGCTAG
- a CDS encoding PPOX class F420-dependent oxidoreductase, with protein MGSIPEEYHDLFEKETFAHVATLTDDGLPHVTPVWIDYDADGGHLLVNTERDRQKTRNAEHNSGVGVSMTDPDDPYRRLSVIGEIDEITTEGARDHIDELARRYTDADEYQNPIQSERVLFRIRVEEVF; from the coding sequence ATGGGTTCGATACCCGAGGAGTATCACGACCTGTTCGAGAAGGAAACGTTCGCCCACGTCGCGACGTTGACGGACGACGGGCTCCCCCACGTTACCCCGGTCTGGATCGATTACGATGCGGACGGGGGGCACTTGCTTGTTAACACTGAACGAGACCGACAAAAAACGCGGAACGCGGAACACAACTCCGGCGTCGGCGTCAGCATGACTGATCCAGACGATCCCTACCGACGCCTCTCGGTGATCGGCGAGATCGACGAAATCACGACTGAAGGGGCCCGAGACCACATCGACGAACTGGCTCGACGGTACACGGACGCGGACGAATACCAGAATCCGATCCAATCCGAGCGAGTACTCTTCCGCATTCGTGTGGAAGAGGTCTTCTAG
- a CDS encoding RNA-protein complex protein Nop10 has protein sequence MKSDIRVCSAWRETHDRPVYTLSDTCPECGGAAENSAPAPFDPEDPYGEYRRALKRRHR, from the coding sequence ATGAAATCCGACATTCGGGTGTGTTCGGCGTGGCGCGAAACCCACGATCGTCCGGTGTATACTCTTTCTGACACCTGTCCGGAGTGCGGCGGCGCGGCCGAAAACAGTGCACCTGCGCCGTTCGATCCCGAGGACCCGTACGGCGAGTACCGACGCGCTCTTAAACGTCGCCACCGCTGA